Part of the Nicotiana tabacum cultivar K326 chromosome 20, ASM71507v2, whole genome shotgun sequence genome, aaccacctaagcgcgcttcccgcatcttgtcctcaataggggaaGGGAGGCAGAAGGAAGATCAGATAATGGTATATCTTGCAAAAGTAAAATGGCAGAAAGGCTGAAGGGGAAGAAAAAACCTCTTTCTGCCGATACCACCCTCCCAAAATAAGATAAAGGAAGAGACTGAGAAGTTTTCTAGTGGCACAAAACCGTGTAAAAGAGGTGGATGGCATTTCAGTTGTTAGGGTATAAAACATCCTGatgaaattaattttttgtacaaaactctctTTGGAACAGTGGGGAGGAAAGTTAATGATGTGCCATGTGTAGAACACAGTAGTAAAACAACAGTATTAAGTGCTACCCTATAGGCTTAAGCATAGATTTACAGCTCTAAGGATGCAAGTTATTTAACTCTTGTCAGCGTAAGATGATTTCATCCAGGATATTGTATAGTTTGAGACATAGAAACTTAAGATTGCGGCCCTGATTGTAAAGACATAAAATATGTTCCTTCATGAAATCACTTGTCGGTCTTTGGTTGGCTAAAAGTGATGGAAATGTTCTCCGGAGAATATTTTGTACGGAGGAGTGAAAATAACTGAATTTCAAAGGGATTCATTATTTTCCACTTCAATTATCTTTACGTATCCTTCACTCTATTTTATGATTATCACGAAATGCTACATCGCCCGCCCATTTCCCCGTCTCCTACTCTCCATCATTGTCACCTATCACCAACATTTTGTCTCTCCCAGATACTGTAGGAAATTTTTTGCAATTGTCTTCTTTTATAAAACATCTTCTGGTGAAAACCTTTTTTGCGAGAACACTGTTGCTTCATACCAAGTGGACCCTATTCAGTTGATATGGTTTTCTCTGTGCTATTCAGTTAATCATTTTGCTGTAGTTCCTGCTGTTCAATTTCATTCATCACATTTATCTTCCGCTTCTAGTTGTGGCATATTGCCTTTCAGGTTCATTCATCACATATATCTTCTGCATCTAGTTCTTGCATATTGATTTTCTTAACAGCTGTATAATTTTGTGACCATTATTATTTGCTGCCCAAAATGTATGTACAGGATCTGACAATAGAAAACAGAAATTATCGATCCCACAATTGGTGGGCACTGTATGGGAAGCTTGTTCTGCTCTTAAGAAGACTCCAGCCACCAATATTACTGCTATAGGTCGAGCAATGACACAACTTGCCGTTTCCATGaaggatgtacttcgtgaaatgaATGAACTGAAGCCAACATCATCTGATGTAGTAGACGAGTCTTCTGTTCAAGATTCTCCCGAAGGAGAAAGCAAATCCGATGATAGTGATGATTCATTTGGTGGTGATCTAGGCAATGATCTTTCTCCGGAGGAAATGAAAATTGCACGGTTAACTACTGATGTGGTGTCTGAAACACTTGTGGTCATTAAAGAACTCATTCGCTCCATTACTAGCTTGCTTAAGCAGGAAAGTTCCATGGATAATGCTACTTTTGTAGCCTCTCTGGAGAGACTATTAAAACTTTCTCAGGAAATCGGATTGCAAGTTGATGAACTTGGAGCTTCTCTTTATCCTCCACAAGAAATTTCTGCATTGAGGGCTGCTACAGAGAAGATCTCAAGTAGTATCGATGAAACACAGGTCGAGTTGGAAAAACTTAAAGGGTGTTCAGAAGATTTTGTTAAAGCATGCACAGGTTTGCGGAGTTCATTGAAACGGCTGGAAGCTGAATTAGATCACTCAGATGCAACTGATACAATGTCTAAGATGGAAAACCTTGTTATCGAGTAATGTTAGTAAAAAGGGAAAGAGAAAGGGGAGGAGAAATAGATGCTTCTCAATGAGATTCTTAGTTTGTAGCTATGAGTATGGAGTAAAAAGTTTTAACAGTTAGTTGGATGTGTTCTTGGTTTTTTGCCATTAAATGAATATAGAGTTATTAAACCATCAAATGAATATAGAGTTGTAGATCGATTACTCATTCCATACTGTGAAGAATTATAGGAAATTGTTCGATTACTTCTTTCTATTTCTTTCTCAATGATATTCGACGATCAAGACAATTTCATTTTAGTTGAATTTTGTGTAACTGTTTGTCCAGAGTTGAATGATAAGTTACACCAATGAGAAGTTCTAAACAAGATTATGACATTCACGAATTGTTTTAACTCTATTTTGTTACCCTTTGCATCATTTCTGTGGCCAGAAAGAATATATAACATGAAAACGATAGCCCATGACTTTTTTCATTCATATATTAGTGAAAAGATCCATCAAAATGACTTGGGAATGGAGTGTCAACTAAGCTCCTAATTATACACATTGGATAATTTTACATGGATTATGACAATAGTAAATGGTATTCAAAAAACAGATCATATATCCTCCACTCAAATGTCCTTTTTATGCTACATGAATTTTGGGTTCCCATATGCATGATCATTCTACTAATACTTCTTGGTATGttgatgcaaaagaacataagctTTGACCACAGAACAACAATCACTCTATCGACCAGAAAGCTTAACCATCCATGCACCACCCAAGTAAAGACCCAAAAGGGGGCCAGCTAGAAGCATTTGGGTAAGAGGATCAGTTGATGGTGTGAGCACTGCAGCAGCGACCACAGCACCTACAACCACGTATCTCCAAATCGACAGCATTTGATCTCCCGACACAAGACCAGTTTGTCCCAGAAGCAGTTGAATGACAGGAACCTGTAGAGGAGATGCATTATAAAATTGCTTATTGGATTAAAGCAACTTGGATATCATGAGGATGCTGATCAACATCATACAATAGTATTTACAGAGTGAATTcacaaatattttcaaaactagccTATGACGGAGACCATGGCCATTTTTCGACTGTTTAACCATTAAATATCCTCGCTCATCTTTTTTTCATAATGGTGGTGTTTGGGCCAATTTAGGCGCACTTCGACTATTTCACTTGCTACCTGCTACCTCCTACCAACACATGAATCGGGAACTTTGCCCACCAAGGTTTAGGTCAGTGATTAAAAAAGGGCTCGCTTCATCGCtttaagcgagaagcgaagcgagGCGGGAAGGGCAGCGCTTCTGCTCTTTGAAGCGACTCTGGTACGAAAAAGCGACCGCTTCTCTGTAAATAGCGAGAAGAAGCGTACGCTTCTGTGTTTAAAATTAACCCAAGCCTACTGTCTGGAGTCTTCAACAGCAGCGAGACTAGGGCTTTTCTTCCACAAGAACAgcgatttcttcttctcttcttcatcAACTTTGGATTTCTAAAATTATCTCAAAACATCaagggttcttcttcttcttcttcaagacttcaacagTACAGGTATGttctgtcttcttcttcttcttcttcttctacttttgattttcagtcttcttctttttctttttctttctaaacgTCCAAAAAGCGGCGAAATGCTggcgattttttttttttttaccttcggTTCTTTCTCAGAAAATTTCTGCCCAATTTTTCCAGTTTCTGCCCCCAATTCTTAGTTCTTATTGCCCAATTTTTATATCCTTTATTCAGAGGAAGGGAAAAGAGGCAGCTACATTGTCCCtagttgatgaagaagatgacgagcaatataataataatagtggaatacaagaatttgacaatcttgtagaagaataggatgctcgttttgtgctttaattgatgctactctttagttttttaaattgaagtattgaacatttgcttacaattacatgtgttgtctatgcagtatttattttaatttttttttaaattccgctTCACTTAAAAAAAGCGAGCACTTCGCTTCTCGCTTTTCGTGAAATTGGGGTTGTCGCTTTTcctcgcttcacgctcttcacaacactggTTTAGGTAGATGAGAAGAAACGTCTAGCGCTTTTTGTGTCTACTGTGATTTGAATCACGATCTCACGTGGTTTGCACTCATTTCATTGACTGGTAAGCCACACCCTTAAAAATTCTAATACTCCCttctattttcaacccaaaaacaTTGCTCAATTATGGCCAACTTGGttttatgcaagcattagttgtAGTGAAGTATGGCCGAAGGTTTGAGAAGCTCTAGATTGAACAACTAATTTCCTTCAACTAAACTGTTTAATATGTTTTTGACCGGAAAACAAAAAAAACTGTTTAATATGCAGGGTGTTCTTATATACTCGTGCAGAAAAGAAAATATGCACAAGCAAGAGATTTACCTGGAAAGACAATCCTGTACTGAACATGAGTACGAGCACAAATTCGAAGTATTGATCAATGGACCAAAAGGATTCCACAGCCCCTTCTGCATAATTCACAAAGAAATTCAAGGCTGCTGGAGTGAGAACCAAGTGTGAGAAAACAATGCCGGCGTAGAAAAGCACtgaagatccaaggacaattggTGCCAGGAATCTTCTTTCTGACATTGTTAAACCAGGAAGAACAAAGGCTATGATCTCGTAGAGAATCACGGGAGCTCCTAACAGAAGGCCACTATATCCTGAGACCTACATCAAAAGTGAGAACAGTATAGTTACTAAACTGAACATGCCAAATTAGTATAATGCCAATATCAAATTGATCCCAACAACACGAACAGCATGACATCGTGATCACCTCTAATCTTATGTTTGaactttttaaattattttagttaaGCATTTAGCACTATATCACCAGCTGTATACTAGAAGTCGCATGAACAAATATAGCTTGTAAACAATTATTCAAGGACAAGTCCCTCGCAAACAATTATAAGCACATTTTTAGGATACGCCAATTATGAACACATTATACAGTTAAGAATCAGAATGCCAACTTAATACTCCAACCACTTGTTTGACTCATACATGATTTTGAAGATGAAACTTTAAGACAAGGATTAGTTTAAGGCAAGTGGATCCAGAATTCCAGATGTGGGTTTGATTACTTGCTGGTTTCTTTAAATGTTAAGGCGTGTAACAAGCAAGGGCGATTGAACTTTTACAATCTATAAGTGGTAAGGTACTCGTTATCGAAGGGTTTTTGCTCTTTTTGATATATGTATATATGGCCTTAGCACAGCCTTTGTGCTACGATTAAATAATATGTTACCATTCTCAAAAACAATTATTCTATAATGGCCTAAATAGAAATTATGTCATTCAATCATAGAGGAATGTATATTTCAGCATATAATCACGATAATGAGCCAGATATCAGGCATAAGAACAAACTTTTAACCCTTAAAAAGAACTCGAGCACAAAAGAAAGATCCACCTAGTTCACGAAATAAAGTTCAACAACTTTTCTGTAGTAATTAAATGGTCACTGGAATGAGTGATAAAGACGATTAAATTAAAGATGCAGTCTAACCTTTAAAGTAGTGAAAAAGAACTCTCCTGGACCTAGTTGCAAAAATCGAACACCTTGTGCTAGAACAGGGGCTTCAAGAATcaagataagttcttttgagaaGGCAAAACATCCCACTATAGCAGCACCGACGGCCAAAACAGACACAAAGAGTCTCTGACGCAACTCCTCCAAATGATCGAATAGAGTCATTTCTTTATCATCAGGTAGGAGCTCTTTACTAGGGTAAAGGAAATCATAAACAATACTCCCTTCACTATCTGATTCACCATTCTTAAATACACTCTCGCTTGAGCCATCAGCAACATCTGAATTTCAAAAATAGCATGCGTTATTACGATAAAATTACACTTAAACTATTTTGCATTCATGGGACAATCACCGGCTCACAGCACAATGAAGAAATATAATGAAAGAAAGGAGCCATTTTATGTACAATAAGGGTGTTGTTCTGGAGAGTTGCATCATAGAGGTGTTGAATATTGCAAAAACAATTGTACAACCACAAAATAGGCAAAGTATGTATAAGGAAATAAACTAGTACGCGAACAATTTTGTGCAGATTAGAAGGAGAAGGGTAAGATATTGTTTTCAACAAATACCATTAGACAGTTCAATTTGATCCTCTTTTTCCTCCTATGCACCATTATCACTTTGGCACATCATAACACTTTTCTCTTTTCCAAAATGTATAACATGCATATATGCATATTACTATATTAAGGAAATTTACTTCTCGAAAACGATTAAAAAGATAATCTTTTATATAAATGACAAAGAACATGTGCATTTTTCTCACATTTtctagaaaagaaataaaaaatatgcATACTCACAAATTATTGACCCTTGGGCAAGGGCGAGCAATTTCAGTAACTTAAAAGGTGCATCGCGTTGCAGTCAATCACAAACAGAAGTGTGTATTATTATCAGCAATCTAGTTAACCCTAATATGGGGAATGACCCCTCAAGTGCTCACGTGGACTACAATATATGGACGACTATCCCTGGAGCTATTCGGTGGACTGTGGGGTAGAAAGAAACAATTTGAAGGGAAAAAGGAAAACTTAATTAGACTACAAATGCCTTTTCTAGCCTTCTGATTTAACATAACTGATGATGCAGCAGAAACCATGTCAGGCTTCCTCAGCTCATTACAAACGCTGTAATGAATCGAATTTTTGCAATCTGTAACTACGCATCCAGCACTTTCTTTATGCTGGGCAGTACATATTAAAAGTGCCGATCTTTCTTatcaagaaagaaaagaaaaggaaaaaaacataGCTGAAGTAACTCTCAGAACCTCTAGAGGTTTGAGACCAAAAATCCTCTTTCTCCTttcctattcttgatagtgatggAAAACATTAAGCAGGATGCTGAATTTTACATAGACGCGAAATGGATTAAAAGTTTCAAGGTTAATAAAGTTAACAGGGAAGTCGTGAAGATTTCCATATACTATCAGCAAACGAGATCTTGGTGTTATATTATATGCAAAAACTCtagctcaaattacctcaaagctCCTCTAGTACAACTTACAAGTTACAATTATCAATCACAGATAACTAGTGAAATTATCGGCAGGATAAACTAAAAAAATACAAACATATGCCAAATTCTACTCTTGCTTAGAGTACCCCAGAACCCAAATTTCTCCAAAATAACCATGTTATAGTCTTACCAATCAGAGCAATCCTCTCTATGCTACATAAGAATAATTAAACATAACAACAGAAATCCATAAAACAAGCCCTTATAGAAATCACTTCCAGCAACAAAGAAACATAACATAATTTAGCTAAAGATTACACCTTTATATAAAATACCATATCAGAAATTCAGGAAAACTATTAATAGTTCAATATTTTACATAATAATCATCTGGGTATTTTCTTTTTTAGGATCAAGAATTATATGTGTATTTCTTACCAGGtctaacttcaacaactgaacCAAGACTATTAGCATTTGCACCAATAATATAACTTAGCTAAAGAACCAACTCAACTAAAAATTACACCTTTATACAAAATACCCATATCAAAAATtcaagaaaacaataaaaaaatgcaatcttttacataaaataattatttgggtaattcttttttttctttttcttaccaGGCCTATCTTCAACAGCTGAACCAAGATTACTAGTATTTGCACCATTAATTTCTCTTTGCTTTTCTTTAGCATCTTCAACAGCTGAGCAAACAAGTCTACTGAACTTCTTCAAGTCTTTTCTGCTAGAAAGATTTAATTTTGGTCTTTTGGAGTTAATATTTAGAGCAGTTCTTGAATTTATGCATTTGAAACAGTGAGTTTGAGTTAGGTGTAGATTTGAGATGAGAGCACTTGAACTTCCCATCTTTTATTTTCTGATTTGGTTTTGT contains:
- the LOC107777380 gene encoding uncharacterized protein LOC107777380, translating into MGKTAKEQLNRALNEHLNTIHETLQVLNQTPSSSLERVCWKEVIQLGEQLYKQATMVGMLWTGETPEVKALEENMASYFNMLQGLLLLSHSSTVGAGPTLSSSIHASIKQVVDSSFMLMKESVSSYGSDNRKQKLSIPQLVGTVWEACSALKKTPATNITAIGRAMTQLAVSMKDVLREMNELKPTSSDVVDESSVQDSPEGESKSDDSDDSFGGDLGNDLSPEEMKIARLTTDVVSETLVVIKELIRSITSLLKQESSMDNATFVASLERLLKLSQEIGLQVDELGASLYPPQEISALRAATEKISSSIDETQVELEKLKGCSEDFVKACTGLRSSLKRLEAELDHSDATDTMSKMENLVIE
- the LOC107777379 gene encoding sec-independent protein translocase protein TATC, chloroplastic-like; this encodes MGSSSALISNLHLTQTHCFKCINSRTALNINSKRPKLNLSSRKDLKKFSRLVCSAVEDAKEKQREINGANTSNLGSAVEDRPDVADGSSESVFKNGESDSEGSIVYDFLYPSKELLPDDKEMTLFDHLEELRQRLFVSVLAVGAAIVGCFAFSKELILILEAPVLAQGVRFLQLGPGEFFFTTLKVSGYSGLLLGAPVILYEIIAFVLPGLTMSERRFLAPIVLGSSVLFYAGIVFSHLVLTPAALNFFVNYAEGAVESFWSIDQYFEFVLVLMFSTGLSFQVPVIQLLLGQTGLVSGDQMLSIWRYVVVGAVVAAAVLTPSTDPLTQMLLAGPLLGLYLGGAWMVKLSGR